Below is a genomic region from Corallococcus caeni.
CACCGACACCTCCGACAGGCCGATGTGGCGGATCTTCCCTTCCTTCTGCAGCGCCTTCAGCTCGCCCAGCGACTCCTCCACCGGGACCTTCGGGTCGATGCGGTGCAACTGGTACAGGTCGATGCGCTCCAGCTTCAGCCGGCGCAGCGACATCTCCAGCTCCTGGCGCAGGTACTTGGGCGCGCCCACCGGGTGCCACTCATTGGGGCCCGTGCGCACCAGGCCCGCCTTGGTCGCCACCACCACGCCCTTGGCGTAGGGGTGCAGGGCCTCCGCGATGATCTCCTCGCTGACGTAGGGGCCGTAGGAGTCCGCCGTGTCGATGAAGTCCACGCCCAGCTCCAGCGCGCGGCGCAACACGCGCACCGCCTCCGCCCGGTCCTTGGGCGGGCCCCAGATGCCGGGGCCGGTGAGCTGCATGGCGCCATAGCCCAGCCGGTGGACGGGCAGGTCCCCGCCCAGCTTGAAGGTGCCGCTCTTCTCCGCGGGTCGCGTCGAGGTTCC
It encodes:
- a CDS encoding aldo/keto reductase, translated to MSGTSTRPAEKSGTFKLGGDLPVHRLGYGAMQLTGPGIWGPPKDRAEAVRVLRRALELGVDFIDTADSYGPYVSEEIIAEALHPYAKGVVVATKAGLVRTGPNEWHPVGAPKYLRQELEMSLRRLKLERIDLYQLHRIDPKVPVEESLGELKALQKEGKIRHIGLSEVSVEEIQRARKVVDIVSVQNRYNLTDRVHEKVLDYCEKENLGFIPWFPLATGGLAKPGSTLDSVAKKHDATPAQIALSWLLARSPVMLPIPGTSSVKHLEENLAGAEVKLTKDELAAVDAQATGR